In Geminocystis sp. NIES-3708, a single window of DNA contains:
- the gltB gene encoding glutamate synthase large subunit, with protein sequence MQGQDIMTNIDNSLTPFQGQPWLVEERDACGVGFIAYQNNRQSHKLVKEALKALHCMEHRGGCGADRETGDGSGIMTGIPVEIFKQWFTENKIEMPSCEEWGVGMVFLPQDEKEAEEGRKYVEEMVAVESLKTLGWRTVPVNSDVLGEQAKANQPRIEQIIVTSGDTHYQGDELDRRLYVARSRVGKKLSDNFYICSFSCRTIVYKGLVQGDVLEKFYLDLSNPAYESRFAVYHRRFSTNTVPKWPFAQPMRVLGHNGEINTLIGNINWMTVREANLELPGWSDEEFDGVTPVVNMANSDSYNLDSSLELLVRTGRSIPEALMILVPEAYENQPELEKYPEILDFYHYYSGLKEPWDGPALLAFSEGKTVGACLDRNGLRPARYAITKDGYVVVGSETGVVDLDESEIIEKGKLGPGQMIVVDLEHNKILKNWEIKQQIASQKPYGQWLKDYRLELPKQPITPLPLQEKQKLLQQQTAFGYTAEDVEIIIADMARDGKEATFCMGDDIPLAVLSDKPRLLYDYFKQRFAQVTNPPIDPLRESLVMSLQMHLGERGNLLYIKPENAHTFWLESPVLSRGELAKIKAEDFETYELSTLYPLSDGPNGLKLALEKLCKDATKAVLEGHKILILSDRIEGKIDSETTYIPSLLAMGAVHQHLIKEGLRLKTSLIADTAQCWSTHHFACLIGFGASAVCPYLALESVSDWWHDSKTQKLMETEKIEKITESEALERYRKAVEAGLLKILSKMGISLLASYHGAQIFECIGLGADVMELAFKGTTSRVGGLNLPEVANEVVSFHQKAFPELQGKKLENYGYVNYKKGGEYHMNSPEMAKSLHKAVSAYGKQEGYDHYEFYRKYLQERPATALRDLLEFKSDRNSISIDDVEPVEDIVKRFCTGGMSLGALSKEAHETLAIAMNRIGGKSNSGEGGEDTNRYTPIDDVNEEGKSPRFPILKGLKNGDRATSAIKQIASGRFGVTPEYLMSGEQLEIKMAQGAKPGEGGQLPGKKVSDYIATLRLSKPGVTLISPPPHHDIYSIEDLAQLIHDLHQINPSAKVSVKLVAEIGIGTIAAGVAKANADVIQISGHDGGTGASPLSSIKHAGCPWELGVTEVHRTLLENQLRDRVLLRADGGLKTGWDIVMAALMGAEEYGFGSIAMIAEGCIMARVCHTNQCPVGVATQQERLRQRFSGVPGDVVNFFYFVAEEVRSILAKLGYRSLDEVIGRADLLTYRHDAKLTKTKALILDCLTNLPDTKTNRDWLQHGDTHTNGHVLDDEILADADIMGAINSHGKITKEIKIINTDRSVGARISGVIAKNHGNLGFNGQLNLNFKGYAGQSFGAFNIQGMNIHLEGEANDYVGKGINGGSIVIVPPSECTFEASDNVILGNTCLYGATGGELYANGRAGERFGVRNSKATAVIEGAGDHCCEYMTGGLIVVLGSVGRNIGAGMTGGLGYFLDEEGNFEPKVNPEIVQIQRICTEQGEAQLKELITIHVEKTGSKKGQLILDNWANYVPKFWQVVPPSEAETTEVKAQKELTTV encoded by the coding sequence ATGCAAGGTCAAGATATAATGACAAATATTGATAATAGTTTAACTCCCTTTCAAGGACAACCTTGGTTAGTGGAAGAAAGAGATGCTTGTGGTGTTGGTTTTATCGCCTATCAAAATAATCGTCAATCCCATAAATTAGTTAAAGAAGCCCTAAAAGCCTTACACTGCATGGAACATCGAGGGGGCTGTGGTGCTGACAGAGAAACGGGAGATGGTTCGGGTATTATGACTGGTATTCCCGTAGAAATTTTTAAACAGTGGTTTACAGAAAATAAAATTGAAATGCCTTCTTGTGAAGAATGGGGGGTGGGTATGGTATTTTTACCCCAAGATGAGAAGGAAGCCGAAGAAGGGCGCAAATATGTAGAAGAAATGGTTGCCGTGGAGAGTTTAAAAACCCTCGGTTGGCGTACTGTACCTGTAAATTCAGATGTATTAGGAGAACAAGCAAAAGCAAATCAGCCCCGCATTGAACAAATTATTGTTACTTCAGGAGATACTCATTATCAAGGAGATGAACTTGATCGAAGATTATATGTAGCACGATCAAGAGTAGGTAAAAAATTGAGCGATAACTTCTATATCTGTTCTTTCTCCTGTCGTACCATAGTTTATAAAGGATTAGTACAAGGAGATGTCTTAGAAAAATTTTACTTAGATTTAAGTAACCCTGCATACGAAAGCCGTTTTGCGGTGTATCATCGTCGTTTTAGTACCAATACCGTACCAAAATGGCCTTTCGCTCAGCCCATGCGAGTTTTAGGGCATAACGGCGAGATTAACACCCTCATCGGTAATATTAACTGGATGACGGTAAGGGAAGCCAATTTAGAGTTACCGGGTTGGAGTGATGAAGAATTTGACGGCGTTACTCCCGTTGTTAACATGGCGAATAGTGACTCTTACAACCTCGATAGTTCTTTAGAATTATTAGTGCGTACAGGTCGCAGTATTCCCGAAGCCTTAATGATTCTTGTACCTGAAGCCTACGAAAATCAACCAGAATTAGAAAAATATCCCGAAATTCTCGACTTCTATCATTACTATAGCGGATTAAAAGAGCCTTGGGATGGTCCTGCTTTACTCGCTTTCAGTGAAGGTAAAACCGTAGGTGCTTGTCTTGATCGAAATGGCTTACGTCCTGCCCGTTATGCTATCACAAAAGATGGTTATGTGGTAGTTGGTTCAGAAACAGGAGTTGTTGACTTAGACGAATCAGAAATTATCGAAAAAGGCAAACTAGGCCCCGGTCAGATGATTGTGGTGGACTTAGAACATAATAAAATCCTCAAAAACTGGGAAATCAAACAACAAATTGCTTCTCAAAAACCTTATGGGCAATGGTTGAAAGATTATCGCTTAGAGTTACCAAAACAGCCCATTACCCCTTTACCTTTACAAGAAAAACAGAAATTATTACAACAGCAAACCGCCTTTGGCTACACTGCTGAAGACGTAGAAATCATTATCGCCGACATGGCAAGGGATGGTAAAGAAGCAACCTTCTGCATGGGTGACGACATTCCCTTAGCAGTGTTATCCGATAAACCTCGTTTATTGTACGACTATTTTAAACAGCGTTTTGCTCAAGTTACCAATCCTCCTATTGACCCTTTACGGGAAAGTTTGGTAATGTCATTACAGATGCACTTAGGAGAAAGAGGTAATTTACTCTATATCAAACCCGAAAATGCCCATACTTTTTGGTTAGAATCCCCTGTATTGTCACGGGGTGAATTAGCAAAAATCAAGGCTGAAGATTTCGAGACTTATGAATTATCAACATTATATCCCCTCAGTGATGGACCAAACGGCTTAAAATTAGCTTTAGAAAAATTATGTAAAGATGCCACTAAAGCGGTATTAGAAGGGCATAAAATCCTGATTTTGAGCGATCGAATTGAGGGTAAAATTGACAGTGAGACTACTTATATCCCCTCTCTCCTCGCTATGGGTGCAGTACATCAACACTTAATCAAAGAAGGATTACGCTTAAAAACCTCTCTTATTGCTGACACAGCCCAATGTTGGAGTACTCATCACTTCGCCTGTTTAATCGGTTTTGGTGCATCCGCAGTTTGCCCTTACCTAGCCTTAGAATCCGTTTCTGATTGGTGGCACGACAGCAAAACTCAAAAACTGATGGAAACCGAGAAAATCGAGAAAATAACCGAGTCTGAAGCCTTAGAACGCTATCGTAAAGCAGTAGAGGCAGGATTACTCAAAATTTTGTCGAAAATGGGGATTTCTCTCTTGGCTTCCTATCATGGTGCGCAGATTTTTGAGTGTATCGGTTTAGGTGCAGATGTGATGGAATTAGCTTTCAAAGGCACAACTAGCCGTGTAGGTGGTTTAAACCTTCCAGAAGTGGCTAACGAGGTTGTTTCTTTCCATCAAAAAGCCTTCCCTGAATTACAAGGCAAAAAATTAGAAAACTACGGCTATGTCAATTATAAAAAAGGTGGTGAATATCACATGAATTCCCCCGAAATGGCAAAATCTCTACATAAAGCGGTTTCAGCCTACGGGAAACAGGAAGGTTATGATCATTATGAATTTTATCGCAAGTATCTGCAAGAGCGCCCTGCCACTGCTTTAAGGGATTTATTGGAGTTTAAGAGTGATCGAAATTCTATCTCTATCGATGATGTTGAGCCTGTAGAAGACATTGTCAAACGCTTTTGTACGGGGGGTATGTCTTTAGGGGCGTTAAGCAAAGAAGCTCACGAAACCCTTGCTATTGCCATGAATCGCATCGGTGGTAAATCCAATTCTGGAGAAGGTGGAGAAGATACTAACCGTTATACTCCCATTGATGATGTGAATGAAGAAGGCAAAAGCCCTCGTTTTCCTATCTTAAAAGGCTTGAAAAATGGCGATCGTGCCACCTCAGCTATCAAACAAATTGCATCAGGGCGATTTGGTGTCACTCCTGAGTATTTAATGAGTGGTGAACAGCTAGAAATCAAGATGGCACAGGGTGCAAAACCGGGAGAAGGGGGGCAGTTACCGGGTAAGAAAGTTAGTGATTACATCGCAACCTTGAGACTTTCCAAACCGGGGGTAACTTTAATTTCTCCTCCTCCTCACCATGACATCTATTCCATTGAGGATTTAGCTCAATTAATCCACGATTTACACCAGATTAACCCCTCTGCTAAAGTATCCGTTAAATTAGTGGCAGAAATCGGTATCGGTACGATCGCCGCAGGTGTCGCCAAAGCTAATGCGGATGTAATCCAAATTTCTGGTCATGATGGTGGTACAGGTGCATCTCCTTTAAGTTCCATTAAACACGCAGGTTGCCCTTGGGAATTGGGCGTAACTGAAGTACATCGCACTTTATTAGAGAACCAATTGCGCGATCGAGTTTTACTCCGTGCCGATGGTGGCTTAAAAACAGGTTGGGATATTGTCATGGCGGCGTTAATGGGTGCTGAAGAATACGGTTTCGGTAGCATTGCCATGATTGCAGAAGGTTGTATTATGGCTCGTGTTTGCCATACCAATCAATGCCCTGTAGGAGTTGCCACTCAACAAGAGCGTTTACGTCAGCGTTTCTCTGGTGTGCCGGGGGATGTGGTTAATTTCTTTTACTTTGTAGCGGAGGAGGTTCGATCAATTCTCGCTAAATTGGGCTATCGTAGTTTAGATGAAGTTATTGGACGTGCAGACTTATTAACCTATCGTCACGATGCAAAACTCACTAAAACAAAAGCCTTGATTCTCGACTGTTTAACCAATCTTCCTGACACGAAAACTAACCGTGACTGGTTGCAACATGGTGATACTCACACTAACGGTCATGTTTTAGATGATGAAATTTTAGCAGATGCTGACATCATGGGTGCAATTAATTCTCATGGTAAGATTACCAAAGAAATTAAGATTATTAACACTGATCGTTCCGTAGGGGCAAGAATTTCAGGGGTTATCGCCAAAAATCACGGTAATTTGGGCTTTAATGGTCAATTAAACTTGAATTTTAAAGGTTATGCTGGACAAAGTTTCGGTGCTTTCAACATTCAAGGCATGAATATTCATCTCGAAGGGGAAGCCAATGACTACGTTGGTAAAGGTATAAATGGAGGTTCGATCGTCATTGTACCGCCTTCTGAATGCACCTTTGAGGCTTCGGATAACGTCATTTTAGGCAATACCTGCTTATACGGTGCAACGGGTGGTGAATTATATGCCAATGGACGAGCTGGAGAGCGTTTTGGGGTGCGTAACTCTAAAGCAACAGCCGTAATTGAAGGTGCTGGAGATCACTGTTGTGAATATATGACAGGAGGGTTAATCGTTGTCTTAGGAAGCGTTGGGCGTAACATAGGTGCAGGTATGACAGGAGGCTTAGGCTACTTCTTAGATGAGGAGGGCAATTTTGAGCCTAAAGTTAACCCTGAAATCGTCCAAATTCAGCGTATTTGTACTGAGCAAGGTGAGGCACAATTAAAAGAATTAATCACAATTCATGTGGAAAAAACAGGTAGTAAAAAAGGTCAATTAATCTTAGATAATTGGGCGAATTATGTACCGAAATTCTGGCAAGTAGTTCCTCCTTCTGAAGCAGAAACTACTGAAGTTAAGGCTCAAAAAGAGTTAACTACTGTGTAA
- a CDS encoding ferredoxin--nitrite reductase — MTIATNTKVKLNKIEKVKAAKHGLDVKQELESFAQMGWEAMEEDDLIIRLKWLGIFFRPVTPGKFMLRLRIPNGILSSEQMRTLAEIIERYGDDGSADITTRQNIQLRGVHLEDIPDIFQKLEAVGMTSIQSGMDNVRNLTGSPVAGIDPDELFDTRELNQKLQDLITNKGQGSYEFSNLPRKLNIAVDGARDNSIHAEINDIAFIPAFKDGEFGFNVLIGGYLSAQRCAEAIPMDVWVKPNDEVIELSAAILKVYSENGLEEGLRENRGKSRLMWLVDKWGMNRFRIEVEKKLGKSLYFAAPKDEYTMEKRDHLGVHPQIQEGYSYIGIHIPVGHLNAQGMYDIARLADVYGNGEIRATVEQNFIIPFVADEKVEAFLAEPILQQYPVNPSPLVRSLISCTGARYCNFALVETKQRGLKLAQELDTELNIPERVRIHWTGCPNSCGQAQAGDIGLMGTKAKKDGQVVEGVNLFTGGKVGKDAHLGSVTQKSIPCDDLKSVLKDLLISDFGATVKS; from the coding sequence ATGACGATTGCTACTAATACAAAAGTTAAATTAAATAAAATTGAAAAAGTTAAAGCAGCAAAACATGGCTTAGATGTGAAACAAGAGTTAGAATCTTTTGCTCAAATGGGTTGGGAGGCAATGGAAGAAGATGATTTAATTATACGTTTAAAGTGGCTAGGTATTTTTTTTCGTCCTGTAACACCGGGCAAATTCATGTTGCGATTACGTATACCTAATGGGATTCTTAGTAGTGAACAAATGCGTACTTTGGCAGAGATTATTGAACGTTACGGAGATGATGGCAGTGCAGATATTACCACTCGTCAAAATATACAATTAAGGGGTGTTCATTTAGAAGATATTCCCGACATTTTCCAAAAATTAGAGGCGGTGGGTATGACTTCCATTCAGTCTGGGATGGATAATGTTCGTAATTTAACAGGTTCGCCTGTAGCGGGAATTGATCCTGATGAATTATTTGATACCAGGGAATTAAATCAAAAGTTACAGGATTTAATCACTAATAAAGGGCAGGGTAGTTATGAGTTTAGCAATTTACCCCGCAAATTAAATATTGCCGTTGATGGTGCTAGGGATAATTCTATCCATGCAGAAATTAATGATATTGCTTTTATTCCTGCTTTTAAAGATGGTGAATTTGGCTTTAATGTCTTAATTGGTGGTTATTTATCAGCTCAACGTTGTGCAGAAGCGATACCTATGGATGTCTGGGTGAAACCTAACGATGAAGTCATCGAGTTATCCGCAGCTATTTTAAAAGTTTATAGTGAAAATGGCTTAGAGGAAGGTTTAAGAGAAAATCGGGGTAAATCTCGTTTAATGTGGTTGGTTGATAAATGGGGTATGAATCGATTTCGCATAGAAGTAGAAAAAAAGTTAGGTAAATCTCTCTATTTTGCCGCCCCGAAAGATGAATATACTATGGAAAAACGAGATCATTTAGGAGTCCATCCTCAAATCCAAGAGGGTTATAGTTATATTGGCATACATATCCCCGTAGGACATTTAAACGCTCAGGGAATGTATGATATAGCTCGTTTAGCAGATGTTTATGGTAATGGTGAAATTCGGGCAACTGTAGAGCAAAATTTTATTATTCCTTTTGTCGCTGATGAAAAAGTAGAAGCCTTTTTAGCTGAACCTATTTTACAACAATATCCCGTCAATCCTTCTCCTCTAGTGCGATCGCTCATTTCCTGTACAGGTGCTCGTTATTGTAATTTTGCCTTAGTAGAAACTAAGCAAAGAGGATTGAAATTAGCCCAAGAATTAGATACGGAATTAAATATACCTGAAAGAGTACGTATTCATTGGACAGGTTGCCCCAACTCTTGCGGACAAGCTCAAGCAGGTGATATAGGTTTAATGGGAACAAAAGCTAAAAAAGATGGACAAGTAGTAGAAGGTGTTAATTTATTTACAGGAGGAAAAGTCGGCAAAGATGCTCATTTAGGCAGTGTGACACAAAAAAGTATTCCCTGTGATGATCTCAAATCAGTTTTAAAAGATTTATTAATATCAGATTTTGGAGCTACAGTAAAATCCTAA
- the hemL gene encoding glutamate-1-semialdehyde 2,1-aminomutase, giving the protein MVNIVSFKTTKSEQIFTAAQKLMPGGVNSPVRAFKSVGGQPIVFDRVKGAYIWDVDENKYIDYVGSWGPAICGHAHPEVIAALHEVLEKGTSFGAPCVLENILAEMVIDAVPSIEMVRFVNSGTEACLSVLRLMRAYTGKNKIIKFEGCYHGHGDMFLVQAGSGVATLGLPDSPGVPKSVTADTLNAPYNDLEAVKKLFAEHKGEIAGVILEAVVGNSGFIPPDAGFLEGLRVITQENDALLVFDEVMTGFRIAYGGVQEKFGVTPDLTTLGKVIGGGLPVGAYGGKKEIMALVAPSGPMYQAGTLSGNPLAMTAGIKTLELLQKPGTYEYLEKITNQLITGLLDIARKAGHEVTGGNISGMFGLFFTGNPVHNYSDAKHADTVKFGRFHRGMLERGIYLAPSQFEAGFTSIAHTEADIQQTLAAAEEVLNTINN; this is encoded by the coding sequence TTGGTTAATATAGTATCATTTAAAACTACAAAATCAGAACAAATTTTTACCGCCGCTCAAAAACTCATGCCAGGAGGTGTAAATTCTCCCGTGAGGGCTTTTAAATCTGTAGGTGGACAACCTATTGTTTTCGATAGAGTCAAAGGGGCTTATATTTGGGATGTGGATGAAAATAAGTATATCGATTATGTTGGCTCATGGGGACCTGCAATTTGTGGACACGCTCACCCTGAAGTTATTGCTGCCTTACATGAAGTTTTAGAAAAAGGTACAAGTTTTGGAGCACCTTGTGTCTTGGAAAATATTCTCGCTGAGATGGTTATTGATGCCGTGCCTAGCATTGAAATGGTTCGTTTTGTCAATTCGGGTACTGAGGCTTGTTTGTCCGTGTTACGCTTAATGCGTGCTTATACAGGTAAAAATAAGATCATCAAATTTGAAGGATGTTATCATGGTCATGGTGATATGTTTTTAGTACAAGCAGGTTCTGGAGTTGCAACCCTTGGTTTACCTGATTCTCCCGGTGTACCTAAATCCGTTACCGCCGACACTTTAAATGCTCCCTATAACGACTTAGAAGCGGTTAAAAAGCTATTTGCTGAACATAAAGGAGAAATTGCTGGGGTTATTTTAGAAGCTGTGGTAGGAAATTCTGGCTTTATTCCTCCTGATGCTGGTTTTCTTGAAGGTTTAAGAGTTATTACTCAAGAAAATGACGCTTTATTAGTATTTGATGAAGTAATGACTGGTTTTCGTATTGCTTACGGTGGTGTACAAGAAAAATTTGGTGTTACTCCTGATTTAACTACTTTAGGCAAAGTTATCGGTGGTGGGTTGCCCGTTGGTGCTTATGGTGGTAAAAAAGAAATTATGGCATTAGTTGCACCATCAGGTCCTATGTATCAAGCTGGAACTTTATCAGGTAATCCTTTAGCTATGACAGCAGGTATTAAAACTTTAGAATTATTGCAAAAACCCGGCACTTACGAATATTTAGAAAAAATTACTAATCAATTAATTACTGGTTTATTAGACATCGCTAGAAAAGCAGGTCATGAAGTAACTGGTGGTAATATTAGCGGTATGTTTGGACTATTTTTTACTGGTAATCCTGTCCATAACTATAGTGATGCAAAACACGCTGATACGGTTAAATTTGGACGTTTTCACCGAGGAATGTTAGAAAGAGGAATTTATTTAGCACCTTCTCAATTTGAAGCTGGGTTTACTTCCATAGCTCATACAGAAGCTGATATTCAACAAACTTTAGCTGCCGCCGAAGAAGTACTTAATACAATTAATAATTAA
- a CDS encoding DUF4230 domain-containing protein: MNISKSFIFNSRILKNTALITSGSLTLIILLGIFSAGKITKEMIKNITQIFHHEITPPQINNPHLIVKQVQTLSELTTTKFIMDAIIPTSSSRRLGNFVIGETNLLYVARGEIEAGLDLSKISETNVVMVGDILKITLPSPEILDEKIDVNQSQVYDYDRGFLNLGPDVAPELQTQAQRQTLAKIKETACQQKILDQANEKAIILITKLMQTAGYEKVEIITTESKNCL; the protein is encoded by the coding sequence ATGAATATTTCTAAATCATTTATTTTTAATTCTCGTATTTTGAAAAATACTGCTTTGATAACTAGCGGTAGTTTAACTTTAATTATTCTTTTAGGTATTTTTAGTGCTGGGAAAATTACAAAGGAGATGATTAAAAATATAACTCAGATTTTTCATCACGAAATTACACCACCGCAAATAAATAACCCTCACTTAATAGTTAAACAAGTTCAAACTTTAAGTGAATTAACTACAACAAAGTTTATCATGGATGCCATTATACCCACTTCATCCAGTCGAAGGCTAGGTAATTTCGTCATCGGTGAAACTAATTTACTTTATGTCGCAAGAGGAGAGATAGAAGCAGGATTAGATTTAAGTAAAATAAGTGAAACAAATGTTGTTATGGTGGGAGATATACTAAAAATAACATTACCTTCACCAGAAATTTTAGACGAAAAAATCGATGTAAATCAATCTCAAGTATATGATTATGATCGAGGTTTTCTCAATTTAGGTCCTGATGTTGCTCCAGAATTACAAACTCAGGCACAGCGTCAAACGTTAGCAAAAATAAAAGAAACCGCCTGTCAGCAGAAAATATTAGATCAAGCCAACGAAAAAGCGATAATTTTAATTACTAAATTAATGCAAACTGCGGGTTATGAAAAAGTAGAAATCATAACCACAGAATCTAAAAATTGTTTGTAA
- the btpA gene encoding photosystem I biogenesis protein BtpA has product MITEKIFGKKNPVIGVVHLLPLPTSARWGGNLRDVIRRAEQEATALTAGGVDGIIIENFFDAPFTKDNVDPATVSAMTLIVDRIMNLVMLPIGLNVLRNDAKSALAIASCVGANFIRVNVYTGVMATDQGLIEGKAHEIQRYRRELGEDIAIFADVLVKHARPLGTPNLTTAVQDTIERGLADAVILSGWATGLPPSIEDLELAQSAAKGTPVFIGSGATPDNIADLMTFADGVIVSSSLKRHGRIDETIDPSRVSQFIEAAQTPMVSSNPSTSTLTKTVNQT; this is encoded by the coding sequence ATGATAACTGAAAAAATTTTTGGCAAAAAAAATCCTGTTATTGGTGTTGTTCATTTATTACCGTTACCTACTTCTGCTAGATGGGGTGGGAATTTAAGAGATGTAATTCGTAGAGCAGAGCAAGAAGCTACGGCTTTAACCGCAGGTGGTGTTGATGGTATTATTATCGAAAATTTTTTTGATGCTCCTTTTACTAAGGATAATGTAGATCCCGCCACCGTAAGTGCTATGACTTTGATTGTCGATCGCATTATGAACCTTGTTATGTTACCTATCGGTTTAAACGTATTGCGTAATGATGCTAAAAGTGCTTTAGCGATCGCTTCTTGCGTAGGAGCAAATTTTATTAGAGTTAATGTATATACAGGAGTAATGGCAACAGATCAAGGTTTAATTGAAGGAAAAGCTCATGAAATTCAACGTTATCGCCGAGAATTAGGGGAAGATATTGCAATTTTTGCGGATGTTTTAGTGAAACACGCACGTCCTTTAGGCACACCAAATTTAACTACTGCGGTGCAAGATACCATCGAAAGAGGTTTAGCTGATGCGGTAATTTTATCAGGTTGGGCAACGGGTTTACCTCCTAGCATAGAAGACTTAGAGTTAGCACAGTCCGCAGCGAAAGGAACACCAGTATTCATTGGTAGTGGTGCAACTCCAGATAATATCGCCGATTTAATGACTTTTGCTGATGGTGTGATTGTCTCAAGTTCTTTAAAACGTCATGGCAGAATAGACGAAACTATTGATCCATCAAGGGTTTCACAGTTTATTGAGGCGGCACAAACACCGATGGTTTCATCTAATCCTTCGACTTCTACCCTCACAAAAACCGTTAATCAAACCTAA
- a CDS encoding vitamin K epoxide reductase family protein, whose product MIRRRRNLPWIQRYSRFLIGAIAIIGLILTIYLTIIKLSGGEIACTADSASGCNSVLDSAYAYPLDPQGKTGPPLSIFGSLAYLTMAILALAPLFINSDQNKELRQKLEKSSWWLMLVVTFTMAAFSSYLMYVLAFKLQAVCPYCIGSAFFSFTLLTLTIIGHDWEDMGQIFFTGIAVALITLVGALGVYANVNTTTVSDPNIELAAGEKIAIPQAQTAPQPPLGWEITTTSGVAEIALAKHLASKGAVMYSAYWCPHCYEQKQLFGKEAFKEVGKVECDPKGIAPAPQKCVDAKIRAFPSWVINGELHEGVQTLEELAKLTDYSGKTNFKYRMP is encoded by the coding sequence ATGATTCGTCGTCGTCGTAACTTGCCGTGGATTCAACGCTACTCCCGATTTTTAATTGGTGCGATCGCCATTATTGGTTTAATTTTAACAATATATTTAACTATTATAAAATTAAGTGGAGGAGAAATCGCTTGTACCGCAGATAGTGCTAGTGGTTGTAATAGCGTCTTAGATAGTGCTTATGCTTATCCTCTTGATCCTCAAGGTAAAACAGGACCACCTTTAAGCATATTTGGATCATTAGCCTATCTTACTATGGCAATATTAGCATTAGCTCCTTTATTTATCAACTCTGATCAAAATAAAGAATTAAGACAAAAATTAGAAAAGTCTTCTTGGTGGCTAATGCTAGTTGTTACCTTTACTATGGCGGCTTTTAGCAGTTATTTAATGTATGTTTTAGCATTTAAACTACAAGCAGTATGTCCTTACTGTATCGGTTCGGCATTCTTTTCCTTTACTCTATTAACATTAACTATTATTGGTCATGATTGGGAAGATATGGGACAAATTTTCTTTACAGGTATTGCTGTTGCTTTGATTACCCTTGTTGGTGCGTTAGGAGTTTATGCAAATGTTAACACTACCACAGTAAGCGATCCGAATATTGAATTAGCAGCTGGAGAAAAAATAGCTATTCCTCAAGCACAAACTGCACCACAACCTCCTCTAGGATGGGAAATAACTACCACTTCAGGAGTCGCTGAAATTGCCTTAGCAAAACACTTGGCTTCTAAAGGTGCGGTGATGTATTCTGCTTATTGGTGTCCTCATTGTTATGAGCAAAAACAGCTTTTTGGTAAAGAAGCATTTAAAGAAGTTGGCAAAGTGGAATGTGATCCAAAAGGTATCGCACCAGCACCTCAAAAGTGTGTTGATGCTAAAATTCGTGCCTTTCCTTCTTGGGTAATTAATGGAGAATTGCATGAGGGAGTGCAAACTTTAGAGGAGTTAGCTAAGTTAACAGATTACAGTGGTAAAACTAATTTTAAATATAGAATGCCGTAA